ATAAAATCACAACTGAAACCATTGAGTAATTTTTGCCAAGTTATTAATTCTCAGACTCCAAACGCATGTGGATAGTGTTAACAATAAACTGAGACAGAATAAATCAGATTTGAATACACTGCAAAACACACGAAACTTAAAGTATACCAAGTTTAAAAGGTAAATACACGTtggaaaaaatattttagtatGTTTGACGAGTTGCTCAGTCTGAATGAAATTAACAAGGAGATACAATTGAGAATTAACGAATGTCCAACAAACATCTCACAAAAAATCAAAACACTACACCAAATCATAGACCGACTCGTATAATTATAACTTACGTAATATTAATTAGAATGAAGGCCTCAAGGCCACTAAGGATAAACAAACTGCTCTACTAAATGAACTGAAGGAAAAAAGGAGATTATACGAACTCCTGGTGGAAAATATAACTTACAAGGAACATGAACAGACACTACTCGAAAGTCAATCACGTCTCGAACAACTAAAATCCGAACTCAGTACCTTATTATCCACTATTATTCACAATTACTCACAATTACTCACTATTATTCACTATTAGTTACAATTAATGAATGTTTAAGGTGGTAAGGACGTGAAGGAGATTAGGGCTgattatgataaaatagTAGCCGAGTGTTCGGCACTATCGCATAAAATGTACCTTCacaaaaactaaaatatattcaGTGCGACTTTGAATGGAATGTTAATATCGAGAGAGGAGAACGCGGCAAAGTTCACGGAGACTTTAAACAGTGCCATATACACTAAGGCGCAGTCTCAGTACATGGAAACGTATATAGAATTAAAGTCGCACATAGTGGCGAAAACGGTAAccatttttaaactaaGTTGATTCAGGACTTggataaatattacaaatacCTCGAATCCTCACTACACAACTATCACCTAGACAAGGTAAACTATTCACAAAGTgttgtaatttttagataaatcATATAAACTCGTCTTTAAAGAGGATTTGGAGGGAAGTTTACACCGGAACACACATCGACTATATCCAAAGTAATTAATTTTCCCAACACCAAATATTATACgtttaacactgttaattAGTACAATCGAAGGTGGATAAGGATGTTTTACCCACTGAAATATCATCACATTCCTACAGTTACAGGTTTGTCCACACTACCTACCATTTCCATTAGAGTTGTAATGGTGACACCCAGTGGAGTGGAACTGGATATGAAGGGACACTGCTCAGCTGGTGAACGAATTCTGTCATCATTGGTTGTGAGGATGGCACTCATCGAGTGTTTCAGCGCCCATTGCACAATCCTAGCACTAGATGAACCCACCACCAACTTAGACCGTGATAACATCCAAGTATCTATAGAGttgatataaaattattttatagtcATTTTATAGGCTAATTGTGCATTGTGAATGTTGTTTAGAGTCTGGAGAATTCACTGAGTAGGTTGGTGAACGAGTCGAGCATGAACTTCCAACTCATGATCATAACCCATGACGAAGCGTTTGCGAACAAAATGGCAACTCTGTGCTCCTGCGACAAGTACATCAAACTTGAAAAAAACGACACCTTCACAAAAATCCGAACCATAagattttaacactattacacatatattacacatatgtatatacaagtatatttatatgtatatacaaGTATAGTTATATGTGTCGTAGTAGATTACACTAACAATTTGTACATTAGAATATTGTTTGGAGTAATCTCAGGCGTCTTTGAGGGTTCTTACTGAGTTTGGTGATTTACAGTCAAATCTAGTGATTTTACGATTAGAAAACTTCTCAGGCTTAATTTTGGGTTTAAGGGATTCAGAAGAGGAAGGTTCTGAGGATTTATCAGTAGAAATGGACGACTTTGTGGCCAGTTTTTTGTTTATCATGTCTCTGATTTCAAGAACTTTGGCTATTTTCCCTTTAATGTCATCTGAGTAAGATTGAGATTCAGGCGATTTACGCTTTGAAATTGTGTGTTTAGAATACTCAATCCTGCAacacataaattaatattaacaaaCGTTAAAATGTGATGTCGAACTGAGACTCCACTTAAACTAACAGCAACACGAGCTTCATCAAGAGTAGTGAATTCTATTACTGAGGAGTTTGCGGATCCTCTGGGTGATTTGGTTAACACACAGTTGACAATTTTACCAACGTTGGCAAATAGTATTTGTATGTCAGATTCATCAAACTGAggaaaattaactaaactTAATATAAACTTACAATGGCTGGAAGGTTCGAAACTTGTACTGTTTTCTCCAATTTATCATCTAAAGTGCCAGGAGAATCTGATGTCATCTGAGTTACACAGTTTAGCTAAAATCTGATACTTTACAACCAGAGACTCCCAGAACCATGATAAAATAGTAGAAATAAATATCATAgtaaaatgatttaaaatattcaatttACAGGATTGAATTCCCCATGGAAGGAGTAACAAGTAAAGTTAACGACATTAAATGACTAACAAGTCAACTTCAACGGTATAAATGAGAAATTTCAAGGGTATAAATGAGAAATTTCAAGGGTATAAATGAGAAATTTCAAGGGTATAAATGAGAAATTTCAAGGGTATAAATGAGAAATTTCAAGGGTATAAATGAATTAATTCAGGGGTAAGGTATTTAAGAATTGGGAAACTCCTTAAGGGCATGTTCATGTGTATACATTTTTGCCATTGATTTGTATCCTATGAGGTCTCCATATCTGACCAGATTCCCAGCATCACAGTTTAAAGGACTGTCAGGGTTAGGTGTAGAAAGTATGTAAATCACGCCTCTACAAAGATACTGGATCGTCCAAGCGGGACTCCAATTTGACTTCAAAATATCAATACACAGTTCTCCtacaattaaattaattgttaaataatcaaattaattaaattaatgtaaaattggGATACCGGtttgaaaattaatgtttggATGAAAGCATTTGGTGGCGAAATGAACGGTTGGAGGTTGTATGGGATAAGAATTCGGGCAATGAATTAAGAGTTTAAAAATCCCAGACTAAACGTGAATGACTGTGTTAAAAGTACCTCGAACGGAGTCCCTTCTGGTCCTCTGATATACGCAGTCcagttaaatatattcGAGGCACTAGAAATATTAATGCAATTAACGAACTTACGAAACGTGTAGTTTAATGTTTGGGTCATCCATCTTGGACGCCTCTTTTAACTCTTTAATTAGTCTACCTCTGGCCAGAGACATATTATCTAACTTAGATTAATATATTAGCTTAAAAATTCCATAATTCGGATTAAACGggtttattatttagagACTCCCTGACGCATTCCAAATGGTCAACtaaattcaaaaaatttaaaaataccaaGGAGTAAATggattaataaataaaattttaaaaaattaagtttacGGTACCTAGATTTCTGAATtctatttcatttttactGATTATTCTTTTTGCCGTATATTTTGAATCCTGCGCGTTTATGAggataattaaatatatttattggAATCTTGACTGTTTCactattttaacatttattacatttattaacaCTTTTATTCGCCTGGCTCTCCTGTAAACCTCGTCCTCCTTGTGTAAATCACTCAGCGCATTTTTAACCATATATAAAACTCATTAATCCATTAttagaatatttaatagtaattatttatatatgtaGAAACT
Above is a window of Theileria parva strain Muguga chromosome 2, complete sequence, whole genome shotgun sequence DNA encoding:
- the PEX4 gene encoding Protein PEROXIN-4; translation: MSLARGRLIKELKEASKMDDPNIKLHVSASNIFNWTAYIRGPEGTPFESGIFKLLIHCPNSYPIQPPTVHFATKCFHPNINFQTGELCIDILKSNWSPAWTIQYLCRGVIYILSTPNPDSPLNCDAGNLVRYGDLIGYKSMAKMYTHEHALKEFPNS
- a CDS encoding RNA recognition motif family protein (or RNP domain; RBD; RRM), whose amino-acid sequence is MTSDSPGTLDDKLEKTVQVSNLPAIFDESDIQILFANVGKIVNCVLTKSPRGSANSSVIEFTTLDEARVAVSLSGVSVRHHILTIEYSKHTISKRKSPESQSYSDDIKGKIAKVLEIRDMINKKLATKSSISTDKSSEPSSSESLKPKIKPEKFSNRKITRFDCKSPNSVRTLKDA